DNA sequence from the Vanrija pseudolonga chromosome 7, complete sequence genome:
ACGTCGTCCACGCAGCGAAGATCGCGCCCAGGTACCACTGCGTGGAGAACAGCGCCGTGAAAGGTGCGCGGAAGGTCGGGTACGCGAGCTCTGAGATGAGGATGGGTGAGGCGAGGAGGGAAAACGAAAGTCCGAAGCCGATCAAACCACGTGACGCGATGAACATGCCGGCGTTCTGCGCCGATCCCTGTAGAATAGaggcgacgatgaggatgCAGCAGCCGATGAAGACGCCTGCACGGCGGCCGTAgcggtcggcgacgatggGGGCGAAGGGGAGGCCGCAGATGGAGCCAATGTTCTGGATCGCGTTGTACACGCCAAAGAGGTTGGGCTTGCGCTCCGGGTGGCCAAAGTACTCTTGCCAGGTGGTGAGGGCCTGCAGACCGTTCATCATTGAGCCGTCGTAGCCGTTTGACGCGGCGGAAAGTACGAGGAGGAACTGAGGGGGAAGGTCAGCAAAAGTGCCACACTCGGCCACGTGCCACGCGCCACGCACCAGCATAAAGGACAGCTTGAGCTGGTTGCCGCGGTACCACTTGACGTCGCgccccgcgagcgcggcgttgatggtcgcgccggcgcgcgaggttGCAACTTCGATCTGGCCCATGGTGGAGTGTCGGTGCTAAGCTGTTCTTggtgttgtcgttgtcgctgtcgcgcCGCTTGTTCGCTCTGTGGCGATAACGATAACTCCCAGTCAGCTTATGTACTGATCAAGAGGAACACCACGAGTAGATCATCTCGCCATCCCGAGTgttctcctcgccgctgcctgcccacGGGGATCCGGAGTCCCCTTGGGGGCGCCGGGCTCGCCGAGATCTCTCGTCCCAGCGGGCCGAGTTCGGCCCCTCGGCGCGAGATTAGGCTGCCAACTCACTCATCGAGGAGCCCAGGTGACCATGGCGTGTGTGTCGGCAACGCGCTGGGGTGGGCGGTTCGGCGGGAGAGAGTGAAAAGAGCAGATCCGAAGACGAGGGGGGGCTCGGATGGGCTGGatccggcgcggcgcagggcTGCGTCTTATGAACTCTGCGCCTCCTGCCTTGAGCCAGACATCACggcccgacctcgccgagtcTCCTGAGCATTGTTGCGATCGCTTGCGCGCGAGACGACTGAGTAATCGAGATCCTTTGTGCAGGGAAATCGCAACAGTGGAGTGTTTATCCAGGTTTTCCCGTCGGAAGCACAGTGACGCGGGGCTCCACCGGGACACCCACCGGATGTGGCACATCCGCCGTGGCACCAAACACCACTGTTCGCGAAGACAACAACTGCATGCCCGCGCTTGGTCGTGTTCCGAGACGCTTTCGAGCCTCGCTGCATCGCGGCGATCAGCTCACTATCTCGCGCATCTCGGCGCGTCTCGCCTTGCGGCGCCGAgtctgcccccgccgccgacggagCGGGGTCGGCCTCTTGTGTTTGAGCGGCGGATCGCGATTTCACGGACACCGAGATGCGTTTCTCGTAGCTCCGGCCACGCCGATCTGCAATTGAGGCCGGTATGTCGGCGCTCTTGGCGCGTTTGTTCTGGGCATGGCTCGCGGGGTTGCGGACATGTGATCCGGCGTcgttcggcggcgcggcgaaccatcggcggcgggtcgTGAGTTCGGCGTTGCCTTTTCGTCGTCTTCTACACCCGAGCACGCACGAAGATGACTCGGAAGTCTTCCTCTTCTCTCGCCCAGCTCCATTTGCttcccaccgccgcgcgtACGCCCCTTCCCAACCACAATAGAGCACCCAAGTCACGTGACATGACCGCACTCGCCACCTCGCACCCCCCGCTCGCAGCATGCAGCGAGCGACCAGGGGGcgaaggaggagcgcgagcaagCAGGTGCGAGGCAGCAGAGCCCGCACCACGTCCACCTTGTTCGGCGCCATGCATGTCCCGACGGGGCGTTGAAGACAATAAACACCTGATCCAGCGCAAgtgccgcgcggcgccgcgccgcgcccggcgtcAAGCtgggggcgaggcggcccgAGCGGTCCGGCCGTCTCCGAGCCGTGTCGATCTGCCGATTCGGATTGTGTGGCATTGCATTGCATTGTTCATTGTTGTTGCGACGCACGGCGGGGTGCATAACGAGACGTGTGTGTGTCACACTGTGCAAGTCGTTCAGCATACGCGGGGCTCGGTGCTTACAGTAGGCATGTAGAGCAGCATGCCGCGACTAGAGCTGACAGGTTGGCTCGTGAGCGGCATGCCGTCATGGGGGCCCCAGAGCCGAGAGCGAGGGAAACCCAAACACCGTGTCGAAGCTGCcctgcacctcctcgtcctccaactcatcctcgtcggccccTCTTCGTCCTTACTTATAAACGACTCAATGCAGCCGCCTTCGACGAGATCCCCAGCCCCACGCACGCCGTGTATTGTTCTCAGACAGAgccggcctcctccgcccgcgcccacaacctcgacgcctcctcgcggcgcacaTGTGGTGGTGACTCACCTTGaccctcgacggcgcgatATCACCCGTTTACGCCGAGAGCACTGATGCGaacgatgccgacgacgtcgggccACTGGGGACCCATGAGACGTGAGCAAGGGGGGGTGCGTGCACGACTTTTGAAAGGAGCAAACCTGCATCACGGCTACTCGCTCCCTCcttccccaccaccactaccccTCGCACGCTCCTTGCCACCCGTGGTCTCGCCCCCACCATTTACTGTAGCACGGCCCTATTGCAacttgctgcttgctgctgcacctGCTCGACTTTCTCACCCACCGCACTGCACCACGTCACCCCCGCACCGCCAGCTATATAACAGCTGTTCTATCGTCAACACCCCGGCATGACAGTTGCGATGCGCGCCCCGGCACTCCACGACATCCGGATCCACATGTGCGTAGCGCCGCGAGATCGAGCTGACATGCAGTGTGGGCGCGGGGTGAGTACTCGGAGGGGTCTCGGAGCATGCGTTGGCCTCGGGACGCTTGCTCCGAgcgaacgagcgagcgcacgaGCCGCGTCGAGTCGCGGCGCAACTCCGCGCGACTCCGCGCCAGCCCGAACCCTACAGCTAACACCACCCCCAGCATGGGCGGAATGGGTACCGCCCTATCCCTCGCCCGCCAAGGGTTCACAAACATCAATGTGTGGGAGCAGGCGCCGTATCTTGACGAGGTGGGCGCCGGTATCAACATTCCCCCAAACCTCGGCCGCATCCTCACGCGCTGGGGCGTGATGGATATCtgcaaggccgagggcgtcgcgaTCCAGGTGGCCAACGTGCATGGTGAGTGGGTTGGTTCGGACGGGCgcgggtggggtggagcGAGCGGGCTGAGGTGGTGGAGTCGgctctcggcgcggcgacgggtgTCAGTCGAGCCCGCccgcagcgagcacgacatGGCCATGGCCTACTTTTCATGCTTCTCACTTGCCGCCGGGGGCACAAGTTGTCGcagcctgctcgagctcgaggccctcgcgcCGGCTTGCACCCGCCCAGCTGCGTTCCTAGAGCCGAGGTCGAGTaggctcgtcctcgggaGCCGCGCCGCTTGCCTCATAGCCGAAGCTCGTGCAGGCCGAACCGTGCCCGTttggccgtcgcgcgcgcgctcgctgggTCGGCAGTGGCCCGGCATTGGTTCGGTAGTGACTGACTGGCCAACTTGCAGACTGCGAAACGGACGAGGTTCTGACCGCAACAAACTACTCGGACTACATGAGGCAAGAGTACGGGCACCCATTCATTGTGAGTGTGGCCAGGTGGCGAGACGCGGCGGGTCGCTGACGCCGGTCAGACGGTGCATCGGTCCGCGCTGCAAAAATCGCTggtccgcggcgcgctcgacactgGCCGCGTGACCCTTCACCTTGACCAGGTGATTTCAGAGTACGACTTTGAGAACACACGGCTGcttgtgcgcgacgacgaggtcgacctcgacgaggacggataccccgtcgagggcgagctggtgTGGATTGACGCCGACCTGATCATCTGCGCCGACGGTATCAAGtccaaggcgcgcgcggcgctgctcgagcagcagggcatcaaggacgagggtgggtggagtGTGACCAGCGAccgctgacccgccagtCGAGAGCACGGGGCAGGCGGCGTACCGTATCATGGTGCGAAAgtcgctcgcggccaacGACCCAGAACTCCTCCCCTTCTTCACTGAGGCGCAGTCTCACCGCTGGATCGGCGAAAGACGTCACGTCATGGTAAGTGCTAGGCAACGGCTGCGCTCACACCCAGGGTTATCCCATCGAGGCAGGCGACCTGTTCAACATCTCGACCTCGCAGCCAGACGGCAActttgtcgaggaggacgagtggACGGCAATGGGCGACAAGGACACGATGCTCGAGACGTTTGCCGACTTTTGCCCACGCGTCAAGAAGCTGCTCTCCCTGGTCCCGCAGtacgaggtgctcgagtgGCGTCTGCGCGTCCACAAGCCACTCCCCTCCTGGGTGGACGggcacctcgcgctcgtcggcgacgcaTGCCACCCTACACTGCCGCATCTCGCCCAGggcgccgcgcaggcgatcgaggacgcggtcgccctcggcatcatCCTCAGCCGCATCAAGTCCAAGGACCAGatccccgccgcgctcaaggtCTACCAGAAGATCCGcaagccgcgcgccgactgggCCGTGCACACCGCCGACGAGAACTCGAAGCACCTCCacctcaagcgcgaggacCGCGACGCGTgggtcgccgacctgcgcgctGCCCTgccagagggcgaggagaacGTCGTCATTGACCGTCTTGGATCGAGGTGGGTTACCTTCGCATGCGGAGCTGACCCACGCGCAGGGACACACACGACCGCCTGTTCCGCTACGATATCGCCCTCGAGACCGAGCAGCAGTTCTCCAAGTTGttcgccgaggagctcatGGCTGGTGAGGCAtgagtcgcgcgcgcggccgggTTTGGGTTTCGCTCAACTTGGTCTAGTCAGCTTCCAGTATGTGGCCTGAGATGCGCCGCCCCCAAGGCGAGGCGCCGTGACCCCCGAGCGCAGGTTTGGTATCGTGACGATCATGTATGTTATGCCTTTTGttgtggtggaggtggcggcgggcaacACCGCCTCGTGGCGTCGCGCATCTGGCCGTCCGGTCACCGCCGTGCTGCCCCCACTCCACCTGCCAATTCTGGTCTCCTCACTGAAAACGCGGACAAAGCGACCTAAATCGGCCAACAactgcctcgccgccgaccccaaTGTCGTTGACTAggcgtgtcgtcgcgcgTGGGGCAACACACAGCTCTCCGCCGCGAGGCACCCACTCCATCCCTGCCAACTATGTCACGATCGCTGAGGGCAACCCCCAAACTCAATCGCACTTGCCTCGCCCAGCGACATGCATATCGTTGACGAGGCCTGTCGTCGAGTGGGTAACACACGGCGGTGTCGCTCAACCCGGGGACAGCATGCGGACGGCGCAAGAAGCATGAAGCGGACTGTCGAAGGACAACGCGCAGGTGACAGTCTTTGACATGCAGCACCGTGGTCATCTGGGCCGCGGCAACGAACTTGAGGGGTACGGAGGCACCCGTGTGGTTTGGGCATATCTCATGGATTGCCTTGCCCAAGGTCAGGTCCTCGACCCGACGCCGTAcggcctgcctgctgctcctcgcaAGAGGTACTACTAGGCGAGCAGAGGCGACCACCATGTGTAGGGATATATCGTATATAGGCGCATGAATGTCAGTGGAACAGAGCCCGGATCACTGTCGTCAGTGGCTTATCCCGCCTGGCGAAGTGCTTCTCTGTATCGTATTTGTAATGAAGCGGAGAAGCAATGGTGAGTGGTGCGCACAGGCCTCACGGAGTGTCAAATGACTAGGTATAAAAGAGACTCGCCAGCGCCATCCACTCTTGCATTCTCTCATCCCCTCATTCGCCCTCCTTTTGACTCTCTCATACTCAAAGCGCCACCACATCCCTCTACCACTTGAAGATGGGCCGCCGAAGCTCGCACCCTCTCCCCCCTTCGCAGAAGTCGCACAAATTCGAAGGGTACAGCATCTTTGTTCAAACCTTCAACAACTTCGATCAGGCGGAAATCAAGCAAAGTATCAGGGTGGGTGCACCGAGACACGCCGCATGCAATGCCAACCACGCAGGAGAACTACGGCGATGTCGTCGACAGGATCCACAATGCCGACATTGTACTAGTTTTACCTCCGCCGACCCCAAAGGAAGGCAACTACGTCTACTACATgccggcgatggcgaggacggagAGCAATGCGCCGAACGGGAGTTTCGAAGGAATTATGTTCCAATTGGGAACAGAGGTCGTCCGAAACAAATATTCCAGTGTCGCGATATTCACAATCGGTTGGGTCAAGTATTGCCTTGGTTTAGAGGGCAAAGTCCGCCCAACCGATGCGAAAGCTATAGAGCGGTATGGCGTGACGTGAGTGGCCTCGGAAACCAATAGCTGACGACAAGGATACAAGTTATCCCCGACCGCCTGCCGAATCGTCGCCCGCCTGGATTCGACATCTTCCAACCCGCGCCATCGGACCATCTCCCGATGCACCTGAGGGGCCTCCACGGGATCGGATTTTACCTTCATGGCAGGGGAGGGCAGTGGAGCGGTTGGGACGGCGTGATTAAGGTGGGTGGGCTATAGGGCAACCATTAACACACAGTCGGCCGGTGGCTACATAGTCTCGCAAGAAGATTCTATGGCGGTCACCGTTTGCAATGTAACGAAGAGTGGGGGGATGCCCTTCACCTGGGGCGGACCCCCTCTCAGGGGCACCCTGGTGGGGTGGGCGTATGTCATGGACTGCCTCCTCCAAGGCAGGCTCCTCAACCCGGAGGATTACAGTCTCATCGAGGCTGTCGAGTAGGTTGTGGCAGGGTCTCTTGTTCGTGAACGGTGTGTAGATGACCCCCCTCATATATATGTGTATGAATGGAGCGAGTGGAACAGAGCTCCGTGTCGGTGGTGACCCAGTCACAACGCCACATTGGCTGTTGCCACCCTACAGCACTCGGCTCACCCTGGTACATGCTGTACATTCCCCCTATAACTAGTTCATACCAAGCATAGTGATTCTCTTATCCAATTATATCGACTTGCTTAGTGTCTTTGAGTCTCCGACGAGGCTGGTCTTGGGCTCagtgccgctcgccgtcatcACCTACACGACAGAGGCCACTGgtgcgccgccacctcgcggcGTACTGTATGTGCCACCCGAGCCGCACCCTTCCAACGAGGTGATATTTTTGAGCGAGTGACACCTGCGAGGATAGCACGCAGTGGTATCCCGGCGCCATTTCGTGATTGGGTGTGAGACGTCCTGCACCACAACCCATAGTC
Encoded proteins:
- the OpS4_3 gene encoding FAD-dependent monooxygenase OpS4; translation: MGGMGTALSLARQGFTNINVWEQAPYLDEVGAGINIPPNLGRILTRWGVMDICKAEGVAIQVANVHDCETDEVLTATNYSDYMRQEYGHPFITVHRSALQKSLVRGALDTGRVTLHLDQVISEYDFENTRLLVRDDEVDLDEDGYPVEGELVWIDADLIICADGIKSKARAALLEQQGIKDEVESTGQAAYRIMVRKSLAANDPELLPFFTEAQSHRWIGERRHVMGYPIEAGDLFNISTSQPDGNFVEEDEWTAMGDKDTMLETFADFCPRVKKLLSLVPQYEVLEWRLRVHKPLPSWVDGHLALVGDACHPTLPHLAQGAAQAIEDAVALGIILSRIKSKDQIPAALKVYQKIRKPRADWAVHTADENSKHLHLKREDRDAWVADLRAALPEGEENVVIDRLGSRDTHDRLFRYDIALETEQQFSKLFAEELMAGEA